The sequence AGATCCAGACCCTACGGTAGTTGCTCCCCCCGCGGTGGCTCTTCACTTGATGCCGCGCCCAGTTTCTTCCCATCCACGCTGGCGCTGCTGGTATTCACGCGATTGCTTCCATCTTTCGATCGGCTGCCGGTGAAGCTTACGACCATGCCTACCTTCATCGTGTTGCGGGTCCAGCCTTCGCGCAGCAGAGCATTGGGACTGCCCATTTCCGCTCCCCAATTCACGAATTTTCCGGTCGCCTGATCCTGGACATTCACGTAGAACCAGACATGCGGATTGGTCCACTCGATCTTCGTGACGATACCGGTCAACTGTATCCGTTGTTTGCCGTCGAACTCCGCGGCGAACGAATGGTGCCCGAACAGGGGTGCCGCCGCACACAGCAGCAAGATACCCAAAAGAAGCACAGCTGTTTGTGTTTTCATCCCGCCTCCGATTTCGCGCCAGTATAGTTGGTTTTCTGCCTTCCACCAAAGAACGCGGTCGACAGAGGCGAAAATCTTCCGCGGCTCCAGCGTGAATTTTGGTGTCCTTCCCCATTTTCAACCGTCGACATTAATAGGGGGATTTCCATGAACATTAATGAAATGAAGGGGAAGTTCAACGAACTAAAGGGCAATTTCAAACAAAAGTGGGGAGAACTCACGGACGACGACTGGACGCAGATCAGCGGCAGCAAAGACAAGCTGCTCGGCATTCTTCAGCAGAAATACGGCCGCAGCAAAGAGCAGGCGCAGCGCGAAATCGATGAATTTTCAAGAGAGGATAAGGAACGCAAGGTTTCTTAGAAGGGGGGAATCATGAGTCGTAAGGTCAGGCAACACAAGGAGAATATGGAGGACCGGAATATGGAGACGATGTCCACCGAAGACATCGGTCAGACGACAAAAGAAACCCTCGATACGGTTGTCGGGAAGCTGAATGACAATAAACTTCTGATCGGAATTATCGGAGTCATCGCCGCCGCCGGTTGCGGCGCAGCCTACTATCTGTTCGCCACAGAATCCGGAAAGCGCCTGCGCAATGACATCCAGGACAAGTCATTGGATATGTATGACTTGATCTCAGAGCAGGCGGCAAATACGGTGGAACGTCTTCGTGGGGTCGCTCAGGATATGATGTCCGACAAGCAGATCGGACCTGAGTCGGGCAACATCCGCAAAGTTGCGTAGCCCTTGCTATTGCTCTAAGCGCAGGACGCGCTTTGCATTGTCGAGCATGATTTTCCGGACAACTGTCTCCGGAAAATGATGCTCGGCAAACTCTTTTTGCCACCGCTCGACCGTCAGCAATGGCCAGTCGCTTCCGAACAACATTTTGTCCTGAAGCAGCGTGCGCGCGTACTGAACGAAATTGGGCGGGAAATATTTCGGCGCCCAGCCCGACATATCCACGTTCACATTCGATTTGTGCATCGCAATCGCCAGTACTTCGTCCGACCACGGCCAGCCGGGATGCGCCGCAATGATGGTCAAGTCTGGAAAATCGGCGGCGACATCGTCGACATGCATCGGCTGTCCATATTTGAGCCGCAGTCCCATCCCACCCGGAGCGCCGGCGCCGATACCCGTTGTCCCCATGTGAAACAGAACGATAAGTCCGAGTTTTTGTGCGGCTTCGTAAATGGGATATACGCGCGGGTCGTTGGGAAAAAAACCCTGGAAAATCTGCTGGAATTTCAATCCGCGCAGCCCCAGATCCGCGATGCGATGCACCTCCTCGGCGGCCCACTTTCCCATGTAGGGATCGACCGCGCCGAAGCCGATGAAAACATCGTGATGAGCGCGAACGGCTTCGGCTAAGGATTCATTGGTTATCGGAGGCAGGCCGGTATTGGTGCGTGCATCCTTGCCGAGCAGGACGCACATCATGTTCCGGGCCCGGTACATGTCCGCCATTTCCTCGTAGGAAACGAATCCGCCGACCTCGGTTTTGAAATACTTCTTGGCGACGGCGACGTACTCGCCGTCGGATTTTTCGTGTTCCTTTGCATTCGGGTGCACGTGGCAGTCGATCGCGACAATGTGCCTGGGGATTTTTAGAGTTTCCATTAGAGAACGATCACCAAATCATCCGGGCTCTGCGCGTATAGCCGTTTCACTATCTCTGCCCGGCTTTCCAGAACTGCACGCTGATTGATATATCCCTTGTCCGTGATCTCTCCCGCATCGATCGACGGCGGCTCGTCCAGCAGGACGGCGCGCGCCGCATAAGTTGAGCTGCCGCCGCCTTCGGCGCGCAGCCGGATCATTCCTTCGCGCACCTGATTCCGGACGGTCTGATCGGTAGCACAGCAACCTGGGGCCGGAAAAATCAAAAACCCGACGTCATCGCAATCATGACCCGCAATAACAATGTCCTGTGCAACCGGAGCCATCGCGGCAATCGCCCTCATGCGCAGCGCTCCAACATGAACCCATGTCGCGCTGGTGAGCTTGAAGTCTTCCGCCAGACGCCCGGCGAATTCGATGCCTTGTGCCGGATCCTCAGGATCAGCGAACCGTCCGGCATCACCCATCTTGTAGAAGTTCTCTTCATCGAACGCGGCGGCGGTCAGATCGGGCCGCTTCCAGTAGCCCGGAGTGACGTTCGAGCCTCTGACGCGCAATTCGTATTTGCCGGTGTTGTCCACAGGCACCATTTTTAGCTCATAGCCGGGACTGGGCAGGCCGATGACACTGGTACGCCGCGATTCATAATGCACAATCGTCACCTGAGGCGCCGTTTCCGTCGAACCCCACCCCGACACCATGTGCATACGCCGCCCGGTTTCCTGAATCGAGAGTTGCTCGAGACGGTCCCAAACGTGTACCGGGAGCGCCGCTGCGGCATATAAGATCACGCGCAGCCGCGCAAAGAACGTGCGCCTCAGCTGAGCATCCTTTTCAAAGAACGGCAGCAGAGCGTCATATCCCCGCGGCGCATTCAGGCTGATCGTCGCGGAAACCTCGCGCAGATTCCGCACCGTCGTTTCGATCAAACCGGGAGCGGGTTTGCCCGCATCGATGTACATGGTGCCGGCGTGAGCCAGCACCATTCCGAAGTCATTGTTGCCGCCGAACGTGTGATTCCATGGCAGCCAGTCGACAAGCACCGGAGGCTCGTCGTCGAGAAACGGCCATGCCTGCGCCCGCGACTGGATATTCGAGCAGAGCATCCGCTGCGTATTGATGACCGCCTTGGGCTGTCCTGTCGATCCCGAGGTGAAGAGAAACTTTGCAATCGTTTCCGGGCCGATCGACGAGAAAATCCGCTGGACCAGCGCTTCGTCTGTCACTTGCGTCAGGCGGGCGATGTTGGCGGAAGTCACGAGCTCGAAACGGTGATGCCGGATGGATGTCAACGCGCGCTCGAACTGCTCCGGATGATCCACGAAGATAAGTCCGGGCTCGATGAGGTCGATGATTGTTCGGAGCTTCGCGAAGTCGCGCGACATCAGAGAATAGGCAGGAGAGATCGGCGCGACAGGCACTCCGATATGCATTGCGGCCAGAGCCATCAAGGCGTGGTCGATGGAGTTGTCCGAAAGAACAGCGACCGGCCGTTCAACCGAAACACCCTGTGATAAAAGCGCCGTCGCGATGCCGTACACCGTTTGTCGTGTCTCCCGCCAGGTGATCGTCCGCCAGCCTTCGCCGGCGCGCTCGGCAAGAAACACGGCGTCCGGTTTCTCCCTGGCCCAGCGCTCCAGGTATTCGCCGAGACAGCGCTCATAAGGCCTCAGCGGCTCCGGCG comes from Terriglobia bacterium and encodes:
- a CDS encoding CsbD family protein → MNINEMKGKFNELKGNFKQKWGELTDDDWTQISGSKDKLLGILQQKYGRSKEQAQREIDEFSREDKERKVS
- a CDS encoding amidohydrolase family protein, whose translation is METLKIPRHIVAIDCHVHPNAKEHEKSDGEYVAVAKKYFKTEVGGFVSYEEMADMYRARNMMCVLLGKDARTNTGLPPITNESLAEAVRAHHDVFIGFGAVDPYMGKWAAEEVHRIADLGLRGLKFQQIFQGFFPNDPRVYPIYEAAQKLGLIVLFHMGTTGIGAGAPGGMGLRLKYGQPMHVDDVAADFPDLTIIAAHPGWPWSDEVLAIAMHKSNVNVDMSGWAPKYFPPNFVQYARTLLQDKMLFGSDWPLLTVERWQKEFAEHHFPETVVRKIMLDNAKRVLRLEQ
- a CDS encoding YtxH domain-containing protein, with protein sequence MSRKVRQHKENMEDRNMETMSTEDIGQTTKETLDTVVGKLNDNKLLIGIIGVIAAAGCGAAYYLFATESGKRLRNDIQDKSLDMYDLISEQAANTVERLRGVAQDMMSDKQIGPESGNIRKVA
- a CDS encoding feruloyl-CoA synthase; translation: METAADRVPLKFLARRVDVERRTDGTLVLCSPEPLRPYERCLGEYLERWAREKPDAVFLAERAGEGWRTITWRETRQTVYGIATALLSQGVSVERPVAVLSDNSIDHALMALAAMHIGVPVAPISPAYSLMSRDFAKLRTIIDLIEPGLIFVDHPEQFERALTSIRHHRFELVTSANIARLTQVTDEALVQRIFSSIGPETIAKFLFTSGSTGQPKAVINTQRMLCSNIQSRAQAWPFLDDEPPVLVDWLPWNHTFGGNNDFGMVLAHAGTMYIDAGKPAPGLIETTVRNLREVSATISLNAPRGYDALLPFFEKDAQLRRTFFARLRVILYAAAALPVHVWDRLEQLSIQETGRRMHMVSGWGSTETAPQVTIVHYESRRTSVIGLPSPGYELKMVPVDNTGKYELRVRGSNVTPGYWKRPDLTAAAFDEENFYKMGDAGRFADPEDPAQGIEFAGRLAEDFKLTSATWVHVGALRMRAIAAMAPVAQDIVIAGHDCDDVGFLIFPAPGCCATDQTVRNQVREGMIRLRAEGGGSSTYAARAVLLDEPPSIDAGEITDKGYINQRAVLESRAEIVKRLYAQSPDDLVIVL
- a CDS encoding DUF6152 family protein, whose amino-acid sequence is MKTQTAVLLLGILLLCAAAPLFGHHSFAAEFDGKQRIQLTGIVTKIEWTNPHVWFYVNVQDQATGKFVNWGAEMGSPNALLREGWTRNTMKVGMVVSFTGSRSKDGSNRVNTSSASVDGKKLGAASSEEPPRGEQLP